Genomic DNA from Brenneria izadpanahii:
ATGAGCAACGAAGTAGCGGCCGCGCTACGCAAAAGCAATATTGCATCGTTGCAGCCGGAATTTATACAAACACAATTAGAAGGAGCCAAGGCGGAAATTGGCGAAGCGGTAAAAGCGATCGCAATCAACCCAAAAAGCAGCGACGAGATTATTCAGACTCTGACCGACAAACTGAAAAAACGTGGCGAAGCATTATCGCAAGATGTCGATCGTAATAGCCTGACCAAGGCGTTGTCCGAAAACACTTCCATGACGCAAGAAGAGGTTAATAAAACCGTCGATAACCTGATTGAAGCCAAGAACAAGACTGTCCAGGTGGCTAATCAACGGTTGAATGCTATTGAGGCCAATATCGAACAGGCGAAACAGCAATATGCCGAGCTGAAACAGCAGGCCCGTGAGGAAGCCGCCGCCGCCGCTTCAGTATTGGCTCATGCGGCGCTGTGGTCATTCTTTGCTTTGCTGATCGGTGCGATTGTCAGCGCGCTGGCGGGGCTGTGGGGGGTTAAAACCTGCAACCGGCACATTTCCAACTGATATTAACGGCTAGTTAACAACGCAAACAGGGCGCCGCAATGTTTTTATGTAAACAGGCGGTGCCTTTCTATTGGGGAAGGCGTTGCCGTCCTGCGTGTTTTCCCTGATATCAAATTAAATGCACTATACTGACATTAAGATTTTATCGCCCAATATTCAGCAGCCTGAACAGCGGTGAATACGGATGTTTTACTGTGAGCGTGTTCCGTTTGTTCCTATATATTCCGGCTTTCTTGATTTTTCCTATCGCGTTTTTCGGTATTCCTCATTTATCTCATTAATTTTATTGAGATTATGACTGACCG
This window encodes:
- a CDS encoding CAP-Gly protein, giving the protein MSVTNELQVAKKISWGSIIGGVVTVLAVSLLLSTLGTSLGFSVVDPLSDEPVNGVGTTVLIWSAISIIISLAVGAFIAGRLAAMDGLIHGFLVWATALIVAAVLGSALLGGAMKATGNALGSVASLTGNVISGAGSAVGGGLQGIANMGGRAFDNLNLDTTLQPEAMSNEVAAALRKSNIASLQPEFIQTQLEGAKAEIGEAVKAIAINPKSSDEIIQTLTDKLKKRGEALSQDVDRNSLTKALSENTSMTQEEVNKTVDNLIEAKNKTVQVANQRLNAIEANIEQAKQQYAELKQQAREEAAAAASVLAHAALWSFFALLIGAIVSALAGLWGVKTCNRHISN